A window of the Thermodesulforhabdus norvegica genome harbors these coding sequences:
- a CDS encoding 4Fe-4S dicluster domain-containing protein — translation MGIKVDPTLMKELEIYGLKDAKKCFHCGNCTAVCPLSENKTPFPRKLVKYVQLGLRDKILRSPEPWLCYYCGTCSEKCPRGADPGETMMVMRRYLTAQYDWTGFARRFYTSEKFEIVAIVIVAVLVGLGLLIFNTGNPDWEHARLNSVWPKEKIELADLIMAAVLSFLLLSNAYRCMKFILGDLVGKIPFKYYRAEFKELVVNFLTQKRWAKCEDKMQWFVHLMIMTGYSTAFLLVVGLIRLFQRDEIYPPLHPIRLLGYYSTAAILYGCTYALIGRIRKSKPPYKNSHPTDWMFLILLELTTLTGIFIHFTRLLDLPFATYALYVIHMMVAVPMLVLEVPFAKWAHLAYRPLVLYFLRVKDRYLADQEALEATSPAAEEQAA, via the coding sequence ATGGGCATTAAGGTTGACCCGACGTTAATGAAAGAGCTCGAGATTTACGGGCTAAAAGACGCTAAAAAGTGTTTCCACTGTGGAAACTGCACGGCCGTGTGCCCTCTTTCGGAAAACAAAACACCTTTTCCCAGGAAGCTGGTCAAGTATGTGCAGCTTGGGCTGAGAGACAAGATCTTAAGGAGCCCGGAACCGTGGCTGTGCTATTACTGCGGGACCTGCTCTGAAAAATGCCCCCGGGGAGCCGACCCGGGAGAGACCATGATGGTTATGCGCCGTTATCTGACGGCACAATACGACTGGACCGGTTTTGCCCGAAGGTTTTATACATCAGAAAAATTCGAAATCGTCGCCATAGTTATTGTGGCCGTACTGGTGGGGTTGGGACTCCTTATTTTTAATACAGGAAACCCTGACTGGGAGCACGCCCGTCTTAATTCGGTATGGCCCAAAGAAAAGATCGAACTGGCCGACCTCATCATGGCGGCAGTTCTATCTTTTCTCCTTCTCAGTAACGCCTACCGTTGCATGAAGTTCATTCTGGGCGATCTGGTGGGCAAGATACCTTTCAAATATTACCGGGCAGAGTTTAAAGAGCTCGTTGTCAATTTTCTGACCCAGAAGAGATGGGCAAAGTGCGAAGACAAGATGCAGTGGTTTGTGCATCTCATGATTATGACCGGTTACAGCACCGCCTTCCTTCTTGTGGTCGGTCTGATCAGATTGTTCCAGCGTGACGAAATCTATCCGCCTCTGCACCCCATAAGACTGCTCGGTTACTATTCAACGGCAGCCATACTCTACGGCTGTACTTACGCTCTTATCGGAAGGATCCGGAAGAGCAAACCCCCTTACAAAAATTCTCATCCCACCGACTGGATGTTTCTGATACTCCTTGAACTGACCACCCTCACGGGCATCTTTATTCACTTCACCCGTCTTCTCGACCTACCTTTTGCCACCTATGCACTCTATGTCATCCACATGATGGTTGCCGTTCCGATGCTTGTGCTTGAAGTACCCTTCGCCAAATGGGCTCACCTTGCCTACCGTCCTCTGGTTCTTTATTTTCTGAGGGTCAAAGATCGTTATCTTGCTGATCAGGAGGCCCTTGAGGCCACTTCGCCTGCGGCGGAAGAACAGGCGGCATAA
- a CDS encoding FAD-dependent oxidoreductase: protein MEKKIGVYICTGCGIGEALNPEQLGNVAQEEYGVAVCKTHPFLCSKEGVDVIKSDIAEGVNTIVIAACSPRVMYDLFNFDGCIVDRVNIREQVAWCQPPGEEDTQMMAEDYLRMGLAKVNKMELPEPYKPEEEMSRDVLVVGGGAAGLAAALAAADAGYKVTLVEKEKELGGFVRKVKEVATLPYKAFKSGYLDEYIEKVKNHENITVYTEAKILKTAGGPGLFDVTISQNGSSVEHRFGAIVLAAGWVPYDPKKLDPKLGYGRYDNVVTGVEFEEMLAQGNLKRPKDGGSVNSVAFLLCAGSRDPNHLPYCSTTCCISSLKQALQIKEQNPDANVYVFFKEMRTPGQAEDLYRKAQEAGVIFLRCQDPQVESGATGLTVKGYEDLVGEEVEVDGLDLVVLATGMVPVTAFGENVVAKPEDQKEEEEPVPTDIILKSDVLNLEYRQGPEVPILKYGFPDSHFICFPYESRRTGIYAAGCVRRPMGVATAIEDGTGAAMKAIQCIEMVHKGMAVHPRAGDMSFPEFFMQRCTQCKRCTVECPFGAINEDEKANPLPNPTRCRRCGVCMGACPERIISFKNYSVGMIGDMIKAMNVPDEYEEKPRILVLACENDSYPALDMAGVRRMKYNPWIRVIPLRCLGSMNLIWIADALSSGIDGVLLLGCKYGEDYQCHFIRGSELANIRLGKIKETLDRLVLESERVRFETVSITDYAKLPEILDDFAKKIEEIGPNPYKGF, encoded by the coding sequence ATGGAGAAAAAGATTGGCGTTTATATTTGTACGGGTTGCGGAATCGGGGAGGCCCTGAACCCGGAGCAACTGGGCAATGTGGCACAGGAAGAATACGGCGTAGCCGTCTGCAAAACCCACCCATTCCTGTGCAGCAAGGAAGGCGTGGACGTAATAAAGTCCGACATAGCCGAAGGCGTGAATACCATCGTAATAGCGGCATGCTCTCCCCGCGTGATGTACGACCTTTTTAACTTCGACGGTTGCATCGTCGACCGGGTTAACATCCGAGAACAGGTCGCCTGGTGCCAGCCCCCCGGCGAAGAAGATACGCAGATGATGGCCGAAGACTACCTCAGGATGGGTCTTGCTAAAGTAAACAAAATGGAGCTACCAGAGCCCTATAAGCCCGAAGAAGAAATGTCCAGGGACGTTCTCGTCGTAGGCGGTGGAGCAGCAGGGCTTGCAGCAGCACTGGCAGCAGCAGATGCGGGGTACAAGGTAACGCTGGTAGAAAAGGAAAAAGAGCTGGGTGGCTTCGTGAGAAAGGTAAAGGAGGTTGCAACCCTTCCTTACAAAGCCTTCAAGAGCGGTTATCTGGACGAATACATCGAAAAGGTAAAGAACCACGAAAACATCACGGTTTACACGGAAGCAAAGATTCTCAAGACCGCAGGCGGACCTGGATTGTTCGACGTCACGATTTCTCAAAACGGTAGCTCCGTCGAGCACCGCTTTGGGGCAATAGTTCTCGCTGCAGGTTGGGTACCTTACGATCCCAAAAAGCTCGACCCAAAACTGGGTTACGGCCGTTACGACAACGTCGTAACAGGCGTGGAATTCGAAGAAATGCTGGCTCAGGGAAATCTTAAACGGCCAAAAGACGGAGGCAGTGTAAACTCCGTTGCCTTTCTGCTCTGTGCAGGATCCCGTGACCCCAATCATCTACCCTACTGTTCCACAACCTGTTGCATCAGCTCTCTGAAGCAGGCTCTGCAGATAAAGGAGCAAAATCCAGACGCCAATGTTTATGTATTTTTCAAAGAGATGCGAACACCCGGTCAGGCAGAGGATCTCTACAGGAAGGCTCAGGAGGCGGGGGTAATATTCCTCAGATGCCAGGATCCCCAGGTAGAATCGGGAGCAACGGGGCTCACCGTCAAGGGATATGAAGATCTTGTGGGCGAGGAGGTCGAAGTTGACGGTCTCGATCTTGTCGTCCTTGCCACCGGCATGGTTCCCGTTACGGCTTTCGGAGAAAACGTGGTAGCAAAACCGGAAGATCAGAAAGAGGAAGAAGAGCCGGTACCAACTGACATCATTTTGAAATCCGACGTGCTCAACCTTGAATATCGTCAGGGACCTGAAGTACCGATTCTTAAGTACGGTTTCCCCGACTCTCACTTCATTTGCTTCCCCTATGAAAGTCGCCGCACCGGAATTTACGCGGCAGGATGTGTGCGCCGTCCGATGGGCGTTGCAACGGCAATTGAGGACGGAACCGGTGCCGCCATGAAGGCAATTCAGTGCATTGAAATGGTACACAAGGGGATGGCCGTACATCCTCGAGCCGGAGACATGTCTTTTCCGGAATTCTTCATGCAGAGATGTACTCAGTGCAAGCGATGCACCGTTGAATGCCCCTTTGGTGCAATAAACGAAGACGAAAAGGCAAATCCCCTTCCCAACCCGACCCGGTGCAGGCGCTGTGGCGTGTGTATGGGAGCATGTCCCGAACGGATCATCTCCTTCAAGAATTATTCAGTGGGCATGATTGGCGACATGATAAAAGCCATGAACGTCCCCGATGAATACGAAGAAAAGCCACGGATCCTCGTTCTCGCCTGTGAAAACGACTCGTACCCTGCTCTTGATATGGCAGGTGTGCGCCGCATGAAGTACAATCCCTGGATAAGGGTGATCCCTCTCCGTTGCCTGGGTTCCATGAACCTGATATGGATTGCCGATGCACTGTCTTCGGGCATTGACGGAGTTCTACTCCTCGGCTGCAAGTACGGCGAAGACTATCAGTGCCATTTCATCCGGGGTAGTGAGCTGGCCAACATCAGGCTCGGAAAGATCAAGGAAACACTGGATCGACTGGTTCTGGAATCCGAGCGGGTACGATTCGAAACCGTAAGCATAACGGACTACGCAAAGTTGCCTGAAATTCTGGATGATTTTGCAAAGAAGATAGAAGAGATCGGGCCCAATCCGTACAAAGGTTTCTAG